In a genomic window of Puniceicoccales bacterium:
- a CDS encoding small basic protein, which yields MTQHSSFKRSGSGIGSKRSVLKRLERVDLLRKRGQWNEERRLFGLPKTKPEE from the coding sequence ATGACTCAGCATTCAAGTTTTAAGCGTTCCGGTTCGGGTATTGGCAGTAAGCGCAGTGTGCTTAAGCGCCTAGAAAGAGTAGATTTATTGCGAAAAAGAGGGCAGTGGAATGAAGAGAGACGATTATTTGGCCTGCCGAAAACCAAACCCGAGGAATAG